From the genome of Aspergillus fumigatus Af293 chromosome 1, whole genome shotgun sequence, one region includes:
- a CDS encoding MFS transporter → MILLAGFEMQEITIPPLTTGTIPENEKLSTRDDEKGTQDDHVYIADTLPLRRQIPFILTICSAMYTNQLGLGQTMDIVRIIGDWYGITNSNELSWLVAGYSLTIGTFVLIAGRLGDDFGHKRMFVIGMGWYALWTLVCGLAVYSTQVLFIFARVFQGMGPAVTLPNAIAILGQSYAPGPRKNMAFAFFGGSAPFGAISGFATGGLFALAWWPWAYWSAAIALTGLAVFAVWSIPPQPVSATATTRTVGQKIAHLDLAGCVTGVASLVLINFAWNQAAGVGWQEPYVYVCLILGFLAAAAFFWVELHWSEDPILPLAAFNSDIAFVLGCTACGWATFGIWVYYAAVFVMELNHVSPLLLAAWYSPVIPSGLGAALAVGKLLGRVSAAWVMVIGMVAYLIGSILIATMPTHQIYWGNFFWSVLIICVGMDSSFPAATIIFSDAVPPKYQGIGASVVMTIVNYSISLGLGFAGTVEREISHGGHTDDDRKKGYRGAFYFEVGLAGLGLILSLAFLVKDHFRKKAKQAAAAYEDRSA, encoded by the coding sequence ATGATCCTTCTGGCTGGATTTGAAATGCAGGAGATAACCATTCCCCCACTGACAACAGGCACTATTCCTGAGAACGAGAAGTTATCCACCCGGGATGATGAGAAGGGGACGCAGGACGATCATGTCTACATCGCGGATACCCTCCCCCTTCGACGCCAGATTCCCTTCATCCTGACGATCTGCTCGGCCATGTACACGAACCAGCTCGGGCTGGGCCAAACCATGGACATCGTTCGTATCATTGGGGACTGGTACGGAATCACCAATAGCAACGAACTGTCGTGGTTGGTGGCCGGCTACAGCTTGACCATTGGCACCTTTGTCCTGATTGCCGGCCGGCTAGGGGACGACTTTGGACATAAGAGGATGTTCGTCATCGGCATGGGCTGGTATGCGCTGTGGACGCTGGTCTGTGGTCTGGCCGTCTATTCCACGCAGgtgctcttcatcttcgcccGGGTCTTCCAGGGAATGGGCCCCGCGGTGACACTGCCCAACGCAATCGCCATTCTGGGCCAGTCATACGCCCCCGGGCCGCGCAAGAACATGGCATTTGCCTTCTTCGGCGGCAGCGCACCCTTTGGCGCCATCTCCGGCTTTGCCACTGGCGGCCTTTTTGCGCTGGCCTGGTGGCCGTGGGCGTACTGGAGCGCAGCCATCGCACTCACCGGTCTGGCGGTGTTTGCGGTCTGGTCGATCCCACCTCAACCGGTGAGCGCGACGGCCACGACTCGGACGGTGGGCCAGAAGATCGCACACCTGGACCTTGCCGGCTGCGTCACCGGCGTGGCCTCGCTGGTCCTGATCAATTTCGCGTGGAATCAAGCCGCCGGGGTCGGTTGGCAAGAGCCATACGTGTATGTCTGCCTCATCCTGGGGTTCCTCGCGGCGGCAGCCTTCTTCTGGGTGGAACTGCACTGGTCGGAAGATCCCATCCTGcccctggcggccttcaACTCCGACATTGCCTTCGTGCTGGGCTGCACCGCCTGTGGCTGGGCCACCTTTGGAATCTGGGTGTACTACGCCGCCGTCTTCGTCATGGAGCTGAACCACGTCAGCCCGCTGCTCCTGGCGGCGTGGTACAGCCCGGTGATCCCCTCCGGACTGGGCGCGGCGCTCGCCGTGGGGAAGCTTCTCGGTCGGGTCTCGGCCGCGTGGGTCATGGTCATCGGCATGGTCGCGTACCTGATCGGGTCGATTCTCATCGCCACCATGCCGACGCACCAGATCTACTGGGGCAATTTCTTCTGGAGTGTGCTCATCATCTGTGTGGGCATGGACTCGTCCTTCCCGGCCGCGACCATCATCTTTTCGGACGCCGTGCCGCCCAAGTACCAGGGCATCGGCGCCAGTGTGGTCATGACCATTGTGAACTATAGTATTTCACTGGGGCTGGGCTTTGCCGGGACGGTGGAGCGGGAGATCAGCCATGGGGGTCACACCGATGACGATCGGAAGAAGGGGTATCGGGGCGCATTCTACTTCGAGGTCGGCTTGGCTGGCTTGGGCCTGATATTGAGTCTTGCCTTCTTGGTCAAGGATCACTTTcgcaagaaggccaagcAGGCAGCTGCTGCGTATGAGGACCGGAGTGCTTAA